Proteins found in one Chlamydia sp. 04-14 genomic segment:
- a CDS encoding DsbA family protein has translation MIYKKQTLLPPKAHIPTNAKHFPTLGNPYAPINITVFEEPSCSACAEFSTEVFPLLKKNYIDTGEVSFTLIPVCFIRGSMPAAQALLCIYHHDPRQTDIEAYIEYFHRLLTYPKEEGKRWATPEVLTKLAENLKTHSGRSINPKGLMQCVDSQQYEEQIKKNNIYGSQVLGGQLATPTAVVGDYLIEDPTFDELERVIRQIRHLQATEENDD, from the coding sequence ATGATTTATAAAAAGCAGACGCTATTACCTCCTAAAGCTCATATTCCTACCAATGCCAAGCATTTTCCAACTCTTGGCAATCCCTATGCACCGATTAACATTACAGTGTTTGAAGAGCCTTCATGTTCCGCATGTGCCGAGTTTAGTACTGAGGTTTTTCCTCTCTTAAAGAAGAACTACATTGATACTGGTGAGGTATCGTTTACGTTAATTCCTGTATGTTTTATTCGAGGGTCGATGCCAGCTGCTCAAGCGTTACTTTGTATCTATCATCATGACCCACGTCAGACCGACATAGAGGCTTATATTGAGTATTTCCATAGGTTACTTACTTATCCTAAGGAAGAGGGTAAACGTTGGGCAACTCCTGAGGTGTTGACTAAGTTGGCTGAGAATTTGAAAACGCATTCGGGTCGTAGTATCAATCCTAAGGGATTAATGCAATGCGTGGATTCTCAGCAATATGAAGAGCAAATTAAGAAGAATAATATTTATGGCTCTCAGGTTCTTGGAGGACAGTTAGCAACACCAACAGCTGTAGTTGGAGACTATCTGATTGAAGATCCTACATTTGATGAGTTAGAACGCGTTATTCGACAAATCCGCCATTTACAAGCTACAGAGGAAAACGATGATTAG
- a CDS encoding disulfide formation protein has translation MIRFIRNYALYFAWLICCTGTVMSIYYSYLLNIEPCVLCYYQRICLFPLSIILGIATYREDSLVKIYALPLSIIGMITAVYQICLQEISGMTIDICGRVSCSTKLFIFGFITIPMASALAFCAISCLLVLSGSKKR, from the coding sequence ATGATTAGATTCATTCGTAATTATGCTTTATATTTTGCTTGGTTGATTTGTTGTACAGGGACAGTAATGAGTATTTATTACAGCTACCTGTTAAACATAGAGCCCTGTGTTTTATGTTATTATCAAAGGATTTGCTTATTTCCTTTATCGATTATTTTAGGAATTGCTACATATCGTGAAGATAGTTTGGTAAAGATCTACGCTTTACCTTTATCTATTATAGGCATGATAACTGCCGTTTATCAGATTTGTCTTCAGGAGATTTCTGGAATGACGATAGATATTTGTGGCAGAGTTTCTTGCTCAACAAAATTATTTATTTTTGGATTTATTACGATTCCCATGGCATCGGCATTGGCATTTTGTGCCATTTCTTGTTTATTAGTTTTATCAGGAAGTAAAAAAAGATAG
- the tgt gene encoding tRNA guanosine(34) transglycosylase Tgt, with protein MALKFHVLHQSKKSRARVGKIETAHGVIDTPAFVPVATNGALKGVVDHSNIPLMFCNTYHLLVHPGTEAIAAMGGLHKFINRNAPIITDSGGFQIFSLAYGSVAEEIKSCGKKKGSSSILEINDEGVWFKSYRDGHKLFLSPEVSVQAQKDLGADIIIPLDELLPFHSDEKYFLSSCSRTYVWEKRSLDYHKKDPKYQSMYGVIHGGIDPEQRKIGCQFVEDHAFDGFAIGGSLGRNLKEMVPVVDVTTSYLSKDRPVHLLGIGDLPSIHATVGFGIDSFDSSYPTKAARHGLILSSQGPIKIANQAYANDLSSLDPECTCLTCTSNISRAYLRHLFKVHEPNAGIWASIHNLHYMQEVMKNIRKQILNDEI; from the coding sequence GTGGCATTAAAATTTCACGTTCTTCATCAATCTAAAAAATCTCGAGCTCGTGTAGGCAAAATAGAAACTGCCCATGGAGTCATAGACACCCCTGCTTTTGTTCCTGTTGCGACTAATGGCGCCTTGAAAGGCGTTGTCGATCATAGCAATATCCCACTTATGTTTTGTAATACCTACCATCTCTTGGTACATCCAGGAACAGAGGCTATTGCCGCTATGGGAGGATTGCATAAATTTATTAATAGAAATGCTCCGATAATCACAGATTCTGGAGGATTCCAAATTTTCAGTCTTGCCTACGGCTCAGTGGCAGAAGAAATCAAAAGTTGCGGGAAAAAGAAAGGCTCTTCGTCCATCTTGGAGATTAACGACGAAGGCGTATGGTTTAAATCTTACAGAGACGGTCATAAGCTCTTTCTATCTCCAGAAGTTTCCGTACAAGCTCAAAAAGACCTAGGTGCTGATATCATCATTCCTCTTGATGAGCTCCTGCCCTTTCATTCTGATGAAAAGTATTTCCTATCATCGTGTTCCCGAACATATGTCTGGGAAAAACGCTCTTTGGATTATCATAAAAAAGACCCTAAATATCAGTCTATGTACGGAGTAATTCATGGAGGTATAGATCCTGAACAAAGGAAGATCGGGTGCCAGTTTGTGGAAGATCATGCTTTTGATGGATTTGCCATTGGAGGGAGCTTAGGAAGAAACCTAAAAGAAATGGTACCTGTTGTTGATGTCACAACTTCATATTTATCTAAAGATCGTCCAGTGCATCTTCTAGGAATAGGAGATCTCCCCTCGATACATGCGACAGTCGGCTTTGGGATAGATTCTTTCGATAGTTCCTATCCAACTAAAGCAGCGCGCCACGGTTTAATTCTATCATCTCAAGGGCCTATCAAAATTGCTAATCAGGCTTATGCCAATGATCTTTCTTCCCTAGATCCCGAATGTACATGCCTAACATGCACCTCAAACATCTCTAGAGCTTATCTAAGACATCTTTTCAAAGTCCATGAACCTAATGCAGGAATTTGGGCCTCTATCCATAATTTGCACTATATGCAAGAAGTTATGAAAAATATCCGAAAACAGATCTTAAATGACGAGATCTGA
- a CDS encoding queuosine precursor transporter, translating into MHNEMIFIGQTVLIVLAGIFFASKSTGWLTGWLSTLSVIMNVFVLKQIVLCGLEVTSADVYMIGILSCLNFSRELYGQNKVNEAMIGSWVITIAFLLLTQLHLALIPSLNDTTQHHFIALFSPTLRLTLASLITVILVQIIDLKLFSYLKNLFQDKAFGTRSAISLISSQILDTLLFSFLGLYGIVSNLTHVILFSLITKICVIAMSVPVVVLGKYFRKRKEA; encoded by the coding sequence TTGCATAATGAAATGATTTTTATAGGACAAACTGTGCTAATCGTACTTGCGGGAATATTTTTCGCTTCTAAAAGTACAGGATGGCTAACGGGTTGGTTATCTACCCTGTCGGTAATCATGAATGTATTTGTTTTAAAACAGATCGTTCTATGCGGTTTAGAAGTGACCTCTGCTGATGTCTATATGATCGGTATACTCTCCTGCTTAAACTTCTCTAGAGAGCTCTACGGACAAAATAAGGTAAACGAAGCTATGATCGGCTCTTGGGTTATTACAATAGCTTTTCTTCTCCTAACACAACTACATCTTGCTCTTATTCCTTCCTTGAATGATACAACCCAGCATCATTTCATAGCATTATTCTCACCCACACTACGACTAACATTAGCCTCTTTGATCACTGTGATTCTCGTTCAGATTATCGATCTTAAGCTCTTCTCCTATCTAAAAAACCTATTTCAAGATAAGGCTTTTGGAACCCGCTCAGCCATATCTTTAATCTCCTCGCAAATTTTAGATACCCTACTATTTTCTTTCCTAGGTCTCTACGGCATCGTATCTAACCTCACTCATGTCATCCTATTTTCTCTCATCACAAAGATATGTGTGATTGCTATGTCGGTGCCTGTCGTCGTCCTTGGTAAATATTTTAGAAAAAGAAAAGAAGCTTAA
- a CDS encoding gamma-glutamylcyclotransferase family protein has translation MHKSILCLFGCLLLLSGCFETVPSKDSNVDQVFCINLPISDFSSYPVAYTPAQCLAKENTDPKVIEKVNEESRKIWREIHAKMHLTTPYIPMFVYGSLMNPVSAKNTLEEYRPHAVWLHNYVRTFDLDVDLLGGSTRLTEADGPQNRGFLNLKHAPGKSCNGIVLAIGEDDFVACRRREGVYEFVPVLVSDYGSSNKCSHSVAFAWIAGPQACSSDVLPVKGYYSMIWFAVASDDVKEDFGDNFAQDYLDTTFLANGESIKTVHEEYKDSPLRY, from the coding sequence ATGCATAAGTCGATATTGTGCCTATTCGGATGTTTATTATTGCTTAGTGGTTGTTTTGAAACTGTTCCTTCAAAGGATAGTAATGTCGATCAGGTATTTTGCATTAACTTGCCTATTTCTGATTTTTCTTCATATCCTGTCGCTTATACACCCGCTCAATGTTTAGCCAAGGAGAATACTGATCCTAAGGTTATTGAGAAGGTGAATGAAGAATCTCGTAAGATCTGGAGGGAGATACACGCAAAAATGCATTTAACTACTCCTTATATTCCTATGTTCGTTTACGGAAGTTTAATGAATCCAGTTTCAGCGAAAAATACTCTTGAGGAATACCGCCCGCATGCTGTTTGGTTGCACAATTATGTAAGAACATTCGATTTGGATGTGGATCTTTTAGGAGGCTCTACCAGATTAACAGAAGCAGATGGGCCTCAAAATCGTGGTTTTTTAAATTTAAAGCACGCACCAGGAAAATCCTGTAACGGCATTGTTTTGGCGATAGGAGAAGATGATTTTGTGGCGTGTCGTCGTCGTGAAGGAGTTTATGAGTTTGTGCCTGTTTTAGTTTCTGATTATGGGTCTTCAAACAAGTGTAGTCATAGTGTAGCTTTTGCTTGGATTGCTGGGCCGCAAGCATGTTCTAGTGATGTATTGCCAGTAAAAGGTTATTATTCCATGATTTGGTTTGCTGTAGCATCTGATGACGTGAAAGAGGATTTTGGAGATAATTTCGCGCAGGATTATTTAGATACAACATTTTTAGCGAATGGCGAATCAATAAAGACTGTTCATGAAGAATATAAAGATTCCCCATTGCGTTACTAA
- the guaB gene encoding IMP dehydrogenase, whose translation MREALTFDDVLLVPQYSEVLPQDTCLASSLSESLALTIPVLSAAMDSVTELSMAKAMAVAGGLGIVHKNMDADQQVNVIKQVKSDDSSLVVGGAIGIGRQGLQRADVLVEAGIDALVIDTAHAHSKLVLDTALTIKKNYPSITLIVGNIVSREAALCLAEIGVDAVKVGIGPGSICTTRIISGVGLPQLTAIMDVSEALRDSSVRVIADGGMRYSGDIVKALAAGAHCVMLGSMLAGTDEAPGEIVQMNEQAYKMYRGMGSLGAMKRGSAERYFQENNAKKFVPEGVEGLVPYKGSLHDVLYQILGGIRSGMGYLGARNLEELRQNAVFARITHSGRSESHTHNLQHIQHAPNYLISK comes from the coding sequence ATGCGCGAAGCTTTAACTTTTGATGATGTGTTATTGGTTCCTCAATATTCTGAAGTCCTTCCACAAGATACTTGTTTAGCCTCCTCGCTTTCGGAATCATTGGCTTTAACTATTCCTGTTTTATCTGCGGCAATGGATTCGGTTACAGAGTTGTCCATGGCTAAAGCTATGGCTGTCGCTGGAGGACTTGGGATTGTTCATAAAAATATGGATGCAGATCAACAAGTTAATGTCATAAAACAAGTAAAATCAGACGACTCCTCTTTAGTAGTTGGCGGTGCCATAGGTATTGGTCGGCAAGGTTTGCAAAGAGCAGATGTTTTGGTCGAAGCTGGTATAGATGCATTAGTTATAGATACTGCTCACGCACATTCTAAATTGGTACTTGATACAGCTTTAACTATTAAAAAAAATTATCCTTCAATAACGCTAATTGTGGGGAATATTGTCTCAAGAGAGGCTGCTCTCTGTTTAGCAGAAATTGGTGTAGACGCTGTTAAGGTGGGGATTGGTCCCGGATCTATATGCACAACACGGATCATCTCAGGAGTGGGATTACCTCAATTAACAGCAATCATGGATGTTTCAGAAGCATTACGTGATTCGTCTGTTCGAGTTATTGCTGATGGGGGAATGCGTTATTCTGGTGACATTGTTAAAGCTCTCGCTGCTGGAGCTCATTGCGTTATGCTTGGTAGTATGCTAGCGGGAACCGATGAGGCTCCTGGAGAAATTGTTCAGATGAATGAACAAGCCTATAAGATGTATCGAGGTATGGGTTCTCTCGGAGCGATGAAAAGAGGAAGTGCGGAGCGCTATTTTCAAGAAAATAATGCTAAAAAATTTGTTCCAGAGGGTGTTGAAGGGCTTGTACCTTATAAAGGCTCTCTTCATGATGTGCTTTATCAAATTCTAGGAGGGATCCGATCAGGTATGGGTTATCTGGGAGCTCGTAATTTAGAAGAATTACGCCAGAATGCTGTATTTGCCCGAATTACTCATTCTGGAAGATCCGAAAGTCATACTCATAACTTACAACACATTCAACATGCTCCAAATTATCTAATCTCTAAATAG
- the guaA gene encoding glutamine-hydrolyzing GMP synthase, translating into MSKILILDFGSQYTNILAKKIRLLSVFCEVLPWNTPLESLLKASPSGLIFSGGPHSVYQENSPQVDKAIYNSNIPILGVCYGMQLIARDFGSEVRAGGNEFGYTPIVFYPSELFKGLVDKDTFHTEIRMSHCDSVSCPPKDFFVTASSQHCPVAAMECPEKKLFGLQFHPEVSDSQAIGDKILSNFVKDICQASATWKIETIEKQLIKSVREKVGETERVLLGLSGGVDSSVLAVLLHNALGDRLSCVFVDTGLLRKNEVEEVKQQFSSLGLDIIVEDASQKFFQDLSGIQDPEQKRKVIGSSFIEVFDEVSKNLDVEWLAQGTIYSDVIESAKSCDATQVIKSHHNVGGLPEKLNLKLLEPLRFLFKDEVRALGKSLGLPDSLIFRHPFPGPGLGVRVLGEIRQEYVEIVKNADSIFIEELKRANLYDKVSQAFAVFLPVKSVAVKGDCRHYGYTIALRAVDSTDFMTACWPSLSREFLNHCSSRIINEVPEVSRVVYDISDKPPATIEWE; encoded by the coding sequence TTGAGTAAGATTCTCATTCTCGATTTTGGTTCCCAATACACCAATATTCTAGCCAAAAAGATACGTTTACTTTCCGTATTTTGTGAGGTGCTTCCTTGGAATACACCTTTGGAAAGTCTTCTTAAAGCATCTCCTTCGGGTTTAATTTTTTCCGGAGGCCCTCATTCGGTTTATCAGGAGAATAGCCCCCAAGTTGATAAAGCAATCTATAACAGTAATATTCCTATACTTGGAGTATGTTACGGTATGCAGCTTATCGCTAGAGACTTTGGAAGTGAGGTAAGAGCAGGAGGAAACGAATTTGGTTATACTCCTATAGTTTTTTATCCAAGCGAACTTTTTAAAGGTCTTGTTGATAAGGATACTTTTCATACTGAAATCCGTATGAGTCATTGCGACTCTGTTTCTTGTCCTCCTAAGGATTTCTTTGTTACAGCGAGTTCTCAGCATTGCCCTGTCGCTGCTATGGAGTGTCCTGAAAAGAAACTTTTTGGTCTTCAATTCCATCCTGAAGTTTCAGATTCTCAAGCAATAGGGGATAAAATCTTATCAAATTTTGTGAAGGATATCTGTCAGGCTTCAGCAACTTGGAAAATTGAAACAATAGAAAAACAACTTATCAAAAGTGTTAGAGAAAAAGTAGGAGAAACAGAACGCGTGCTTCTCGGTTTATCTGGAGGAGTAGACTCTTCTGTTTTAGCTGTTTTGCTTCATAATGCTCTGGGCGATCGTTTGTCTTGTGTCTTTGTTGATACGGGACTATTAAGAAAAAATGAAGTGGAGGAGGTTAAACAGCAGTTCTCTTCTCTAGGTCTAGATATAATTGTGGAAGATGCTTCGCAAAAGTTTTTCCAAGATTTATCGGGAATACAGGATCCAGAACAGAAGCGTAAAGTCATAGGGTCTTCTTTTATTGAAGTTTTTGATGAAGTATCTAAAAACCTTGACGTTGAATGGTTGGCTCAAGGAACTATTTATTCCGATGTAATTGAATCAGCAAAATCTTGTGATGCAACTCAAGTAATCAAGTCCCATCATAATGTGGGTGGGTTGCCAGAAAAATTAAACCTGAAACTTTTAGAACCCCTACGTTTTCTCTTTAAAGACGAAGTTAGAGCTTTAGGTAAATCTCTAGGTTTGCCGGATTCCTTAATATTCCGACATCCCTTCCCTGGTCCTGGTTTGGGAGTTAGGGTTCTCGGAGAAATTCGTCAAGAATATGTAGAAATAGTAAAAAACGCGGATAGCATTTTTATTGAAGAACTAAAAAGAGCTAATTTATACGACAAGGTTAGCCAAGCTTTTGCTGTTTTCTTGCCGGTTAAATCTGTTGCCGTCAAAGGAGACTGTCGTCACTACGGTTATACGATAGCTTTACGTGCAGTAGATTCTACTGATTTCATGACAGCATGTTGGCCATCTTTATCTAGAGAATTTCTTAATCATTGTTCATCACGCATTATTAACGAAGTCCCTGAAGTTAGCAGAGTGGTTTATGATATTTCTGATAAACCTCCAGCAACTATTGAATGGGAATAA
- a CDS encoding adenosine deaminase, whose amino-acid sequence MIDKRLFFIIQQLSQLSSELYDDVPCTSQFIKDLPKADIHTHLPGTISPQTAWELGVRNGLIKWQNNQWISPPLSNGNPHKSYSEIFKNFENIRYEPHPNTSLLKYAVISRDFSSFDRIMATVQGHRYPPGGIQNENDLWLVLQNYLKQCRQDNIIYTEVQQNIRIAYAIYPSLEPQEARLRLYDLFFRASQLFQSQGIVLRFLNCFNKTGSSNLQQSTQQRSEEAAIWLDEAESYFPNLFVGLQSAGAEICPEADPIKLTSGYRRAYDKGFGCEAHAGEGTGFLYLSRTLEALPVQRIAHGFQAIEHLSTIHEIQEKNITLVMAPAINLILGASLHQYSGTNKLSKTIISSLDEHPFFALFRNHKLNIALSSDNPQMGGISLQNTMLLLSGFPIDQNSQLTHVKSSPLNLKEIIKLNVEAITSSFVDTATKITLLDKILGYLSEDQKRLLSTCG is encoded by the coding sequence ATGATCGATAAGAGGCTGTTTTTTATTATTCAACAATTATCACAATTGTCCTCTGAATTATATGACGATGTACCTTGTACAAGTCAGTTTATCAAAGATCTTCCTAAAGCAGATATTCACACACATCTTCCAGGCACTATTTCACCACAAACAGCTTGGGAATTAGGCGTCAGGAATGGTCTTATAAAATGGCAAAACAACCAATGGATATCTCCTCCTCTATCTAACGGAAACCCTCATAAGAGTTATTCTGAAATATTCAAAAATTTTGAAAATATTCGCTATGAGCCGCATCCTAACACTTCTTTATTAAAATACGCTGTTATCTCTCGTGATTTCTCTAGTTTTGATCGGATTATGGCTACCGTACAGGGGCATAGATATCCTCCAGGAGGAATCCAAAATGAAAACGATCTTTGGCTTGTTTTGCAAAATTATTTAAAACAATGCCGGCAAGATAATATCATTTACACCGAAGTTCAACAGAATATCCGGATAGCTTACGCAATTTATCCTTCACTTGAACCTCAGGAAGCTCGCTTACGTTTATACGATTTATTTTTTAGAGCTTCTCAACTGTTCCAGAGTCAAGGAATAGTACTTCGTTTCCTCAATTGTTTTAATAAAACAGGTTCTTCTAATCTTCAGCAATCTACACAACAACGATCAGAAGAGGCTGCGATTTGGCTTGATGAGGCAGAATCTTACTTCCCTAATCTCTTTGTTGGTTTGCAATCTGCTGGAGCAGAAATTTGTCCTGAAGCAGACCCAATCAAATTAACTTCAGGTTATCGTCGTGCATACGATAAAGGGTTTGGTTGCGAAGCTCATGCAGGAGAGGGGACGGGATTTTTATATTTAAGCCGAACGTTGGAAGCATTACCTGTACAAAGAATAGCACACGGATTCCAAGCAATTGAACATTTGTCGACTATTCATGAAATCCAGGAGAAAAATATCACACTCGTTATGGCTCCTGCTATTAATCTTATACTCGGAGCTTCTCTACACCAATATTCAGGAACCAACAAATTAAGTAAGACAATCATAAGTAGTCTTGATGAGCATCCTTTCTTCGCATTGTTCAGAAATCATAAACTTAATATTGCGTTAAGCTCTGATAATCCTCAAATGGGAGGAATTTCTTTGCAAAATACCATGCTGCTTTTGTCTGGATTTCCTATTGATCAGAATTCTCAATTAACTCATGTCAAATCTTCGCCTCTAAATCTTAAAGAAATCATAAAACTTAATGTAGAGGCCATAACTTCTTCTTTTGTAGACACTGCTACAAAAATCACTCTTTTAGACAAGATCCTTGGGTACTTATCAGAAGATCAAAAAAGACTACTATCTACTTGTGGGTGA
- a CDS encoding adherence factor, with protein sequence MSVNFFTSLSFSQHCLGEIAEAGKSILLEKLSGRLDELFLQRSEGVEVKALGPNRGLLCERVTKTDSLVSLCLKVLLVLLIVPVIIALVLKIIVRLCLYLKYPGKIISSPKPILEPTTKPAVSIETVEDVVEVEAIPLTREEIVKQFLQPFCLSEEDENKLIQGVTTFISRSYKTVGEYRENGILITSLPFENEMPYSFQLTTLPGYEFTYAPGRLQQGLNGLDIVTSTTRMNTRLQCYQDETAKFLESKHVTRESTQQEIEALIREGKRTNRYVGITGVAIFNVGDDLRVGSLGETVGIFIDRQFN encoded by the coding sequence GTGAGCGTAAACTTTTTTACTTCCTTAAGCTTTTCTCAGCATTGTTTAGGAGAGATTGCCGAGGCTGGAAAATCCATTCTTTTAGAGAAGTTATCCGGGCGCCTGGATGAGTTGTTTCTTCAGCGTTCTGAAGGTGTGGAAGTCAAGGCTCTAGGGCCCAATAGGGGGCTTTTGTGTGAGAGAGTCACGAAGACCGATTCTTTAGTGTCTCTATGCTTAAAAGTACTTTTAGTTCTTCTTATTGTTCCGGTAATCATCGCTCTAGTTTTGAAGATTATTGTAAGGCTGTGCTTATATCTAAAGTACCCGGGGAAAATTATTTCTTCTCCAAAGCCTATTTTAGAGCCTACTACAAAACCTGCGGTGTCAATAGAGACGGTAGAAGATGTTGTTGAGGTCGAAGCCATTCCTCTTACACGAGAAGAGATTGTAAAGCAATTTCTACAACCATTTTGTCTTTCTGAAGAGGATGAGAACAAATTAATTCAAGGAGTAACGACTTTTATATCTAGATCTTACAAAACAGTGGGTGAGTACAGAGAGAATGGGATTTTGATTACAAGCCTGCCTTTCGAAAATGAAATGCCTTATTCATTTCAACTAACGACCCTCCCTGGATATGAATTTACCTACGCCCCCGGAAGATTGCAGCAAGGTCTAAATGGATTAGACATAGTAACGTCAACAACACGAATGAACACGAGATTGCAATGCTATCAGGATGAAACTGCTAAATTTCTTGAGAGTAAGCATGTTACTAGAGAATCCACTCAACAAGAGATCGAAGCTCTCATAAGAGAGGGGAAGAGAACAAATCGCTACGTAGGCATAACTGGTGTAGCCATCTTTAATGTGGGTGATGATTTACGAGTTGGGTCTTTAGGAGAGACGGTAGGAATTTTTATTGATAGACAGTTTAATTAA
- a CDS encoding adherence factor, which produces MSVNFFTSLSFSQHCLGEIAEAGKSILLEKLSGRLDELFLQRSEGVEVKALGPNRGLLCERVTKTDSLASLCLKVLLVLLIVPVIIALVLKIIVRLCLYLKYPGKVEEIAAPISSPKPILEPTTKPAVSIETVEDVVEVAAVPLAREEIIENFIMLPKLSQEQQNLLIESTALLNLSSFANREGYEEKGIFPGYVPWAGFTTPLTFELSGIPGLKFTYYPGYLATDAFGNQDIITSAARASDRFRERLGATADFLEGVPVTTDSTKEGVETLIKDGSKGDPKLGILNIEIFTVNQTANSIGENVGVIIEKKFD; this is translated from the coding sequence GTGAGCGTAAACTTTTTTACTTCGTTAAGCTTTTCTCAGCATTGTTTGGGAGAGATTGCTGAGGCTGGAAAATCCATTCTTTTAGAGAAGTTATCCGGGCGCCTGGATGAGTTGTTTCTTCAGCGTTCTGAAGGTGTGGAAGTCAAGGCTTTAGGGCCCAATAGGGGGCTTTTGTGTGAGAGAGTCACGAAGACCGATTCTTTAGCGTCTCTATGCTTAAAAGTACTTTTAGTTCTTCTTATTGTTCCGGTAATCATCGCTCTAGTTTTAAAGATTATTGTAAGGCTGTGCTTATATCTAAAGTATCCGGGGAAAGTTGAGGAGATAGCGGCTCCTATCTCTTCTCCAAAGCCTATTTTAGAGCCTACTACAAAACCTGCGGTGTCAATAGAGACGGTAGAAGATGTTGTTGAGGTTGCAGCCGTTCCTCTTGCACGAGAAGAGATTATAGAAAACTTTATAATGCTCCCCAAATTATCTCAGGAACAGCAGAATCTTTTAATAGAATCTACTGCATTACTGAATTTGAGTAGTTTTGCCAACAGGGAGGGGTATGAAGAAAAAGGTATTTTCCCTGGATATGTCCCGTGGGCAGGTTTTACCACCCCTCTTACATTTGAGTTATCGGGCATTCCTGGTCTTAAATTTACCTACTACCCTGGTTATTTAGCAACAGATGCGTTTGGGAATCAGGATATTATTACTTCAGCAGCTAGGGCTTCTGACAGGTTTAGAGAAAGATTAGGGGCAACTGCTGATTTCTTAGAGGGAGTTCCTGTTACAACAGATTCAACTAAAGAGGGAGTTGAAACCCTTATCAAGGATGGATCAAAGGGAGATCCTAAATTAGGCATTCTTAATATTGAGATATTCACTGTCAATCAGACAGCAAATTCTATAGGAGAAAATGTTGGAGTTATAATCGAGAAGAAATTCGATTAG
- a CDS encoding DUF648 domain-containing protein — translation MPYLIFSDYSRPSLLEKTVSFLDSYLYLGGQQSYIVARDPQNKAWAVTIPGHILSTFEKVLRILCLVFIPITIIALAIRFLLYAYLSYKGRIVCIDNLVSKEERKILVLYPQVLQNIRRLPLVYTSLPLEDCYIAFDSIESSEVNDMSFWIDYPSLSAKMDFSGIQIPRDKLKKVKKSPHGEPADFPINFPLLCREILKTESEDIVSQKGIEKLSRLFLAFLVYRSQKNDNGKIETIVPLDSPESLWAKLLFFDYSDENPLTKGLLGSRVLKELEKLGVLKNPEIHHYSMSKVVVNWRL, via the coding sequence ATGCCGTATCTTATTTTTTCGGACTATTCTAGACCTTCTCTTCTAGAAAAGACGGTTTCTTTCCTAGATTCTTATCTTTACCTTGGAGGTCAGCAATCCTATATAGTTGCCAGAGATCCTCAGAATAAGGCTTGGGCCGTGACTATTCCAGGACATATCTTATCCACCTTTGAAAAGGTCTTAAGAATTCTCTGTTTGGTATTTATCCCTATTACAATCATTGCTCTAGCAATACGGTTTCTTCTGTACGCTTATCTTTCTTATAAAGGTCGGATTGTCTGTATTGATAACTTAGTTAGCAAAGAAGAACGGAAAATTCTCGTTCTCTATCCTCAAGTATTACAAAATATACGTCGTCTTCCCCTTGTTTATACCTCTTTGCCACTAGAAGACTGTTACATAGCTTTTGATTCTATAGAGTCTTCCGAAGTGAATGACATGAGTTTTTGGATTGATTACCCTAGTCTGTCCGCTAAAATGGATTTTTCAGGAATTCAAATTCCTAGAGATAAGCTAAAAAAGGTTAAAAAAAGCCCTCACGGAGAGCCTGCGGATTTCCCTATAAACTTCCCCTTACTTTGCAGAGAGATTTTAAAGACAGAGTCGGAAGATATAGTTAGTCAAAAAGGTATCGAAAAGCTTTCTAGACTCTTTCTAGCTTTCTTAGTCTATAGATCCCAAAAAAATGATAATGGAAAAATAGAGACTATAGTCCCCTTAGATTCTCCAGAATCTCTATGGGCGAAACTTTTGTTCTTTGATTATTCAGATGAGAATCCTTTGACGAAAGGATTGTTAGGATCTCGAGTACTAAAAGAATTGGAGAAATTAGGGGTTCTTAAGAATCCTGAAATACACCACTACTCGATGAGTAAAGTCGTTGTTAACTGGCGGCTCTAA